The Sphingosinicella flava genome includes the window AAGCGGTGTGGGCCTGGGCTTCGGCATAATCGACGTTGCCACGCAGCGTGTGGAGCGGCACGCGGCCTTCGCGATACCATTCCGTGCGGGCGATTTCAGCGCCGCCGAGGCGGCCGCCGCAGGTGATACGAATGCCTTCCGCGCCGAGGCGGAGAGCCGACTGCACCGCGCGCTTCATGGCGCGGCGGAACGCGATGCGGCGCTCGAGCTGATCGGCGACGCCCTGGGCGACGAGCTTGGCGTCGATCTCCGGCTTGCGGATCTCGACGATGTTCAACGACACGTCGGACGAGGTCATTTCGCCGAGCTTCTTGCGAAGCTTTTCGATGTCGGCGCCCTTCTTGCCGATGATGACGCCCGGACGCGCGGCATAGATGTTGACGCGGCAGAGCTTGGCCGGACGCTCGATCACGACCTTGGAGATCGCGGCCTGCGGCAGGGTCTTCAGGACATATTCGCGGATCTTGAGATCCTCGAGCAGCAGGCGGCCGTAATCGGCGCCTTCCGCATACCAGCGGCT containing:
- the rpsC gene encoding 30S ribosomal protein S3, with amino-acid sequence MGQKSSPIGLRLQINRTWDSRWYAEGADYGRLLLEDLKIREYVLKTLPQAAISKVVIERPAKLCRVNIYAARPGVIIGKKGADIEKLRKKLGEMTSSDVSLNIVEIRKPEIDAKLVAQGVADQLERRIAFRRAMKRAVQSALRLGAEGIRITCGGRLGGAEIARTEWYREGRVPLHTLRGNVDYAEAQAHTAYGVCGVKVWIFKGEILGHDPMAQDRLMMEAQTSGVRPARDDRR